The following are encoded together in the Girardinichthys multiradiatus isolate DD_20200921_A chromosome X, DD_fGirMul_XY1, whole genome shotgun sequence genome:
- the LOC124862208 gene encoding DNA-directed RNA polymerase III subunit RPC10 produces the protein MLLFCPTCGNVLIVEEGQRCMRFACNTCPYVHNITRKVNNRKYPKLKEVDDVLGGAAAWENVDSTAETCPKCGHPRAYFMQIQTRSADEPMTTFYKCCNAQCGHRWRD, from the exons ATGTTACTGTTTTGCCCCACCTGTGGGAATGTTTTAATCGTCGAAGAAGGACAAAGATGTATGAGATTCGCCTGTAACACTTGTCCATATGTACACAACATCACcagaaag GTGAACAACAGAAAGTATCCCAAGTTAAAAGAGGTGGATGATGTTCTTGGCGGCGCTGCAGCGTGGGAGAACGTGGATTCGACAGCAG AAACGTGTCCGAAGTGTGGGCATCCCCGGGCTTATTTCATGCAGATCCAGACCAGATCAGCTGATGAGCCGATGACGACTTTCTACAAATGCTGCAATGCACAGTGTGGACATAGATGGAGAGATTGA
- the LOC124862207 gene encoding U11/U12 small nuclear ribonucleoprotein 25 kDa protein-like, producing MMEAEQSVIAGGERGLIIHYEEVKKEKLSSEEDEDAAADTEEEDEDALPHSEILDIFEEGLARLVQDPLLCDLPIQVTLEEVNSQIALEYGQAMTVKVLKADGEIMPIVVVQNATVLDLKKAIRRFMELKQQREGGVKYISWRYVWRTYHLVFQGEKLEDDTMRLKDYGIRNRDEVTFMKQLKKK from the exons ATGATGGAGGCGGAGCAGAGTGTAATCGCAGGAGGTGAAAGAGGTCTTATAATTCACTACGAGGAGGTGAAAAAGGAGAAGCTGTCATCAGAGGAGGACGAGGATGCAGCTGCTGATACCGAGGAGGAAGATGAAGATGCTCTCCCGCATTCGGAGATCCTGGATATTTTCGAGGAGGGACTGGCTCGACTTGTACAGGACCCTTTACTTTGTGATTTGCCAATACAG gtgACCCTGGAAGAGGTAAATTCCCAGATTGCCTTGGAATACGGACAGGCGATGACCGTGAAGGTTTTAAAGGCAGATGGTGAAATAATGC CCATAGTGGTTGTCCAGAATGCTACAGTCCTTGATCTGAAGAAGGCCATTCGCAGATTTATGGAGCTAAAACAGCAGCGAGAAGGCGGAGTGAAATATATCAGCTG GAGATATGTTTGGAGAACCTACCATCTTGTATTTCAAGGCGAGAAACTTGAGGATGACACAATGAGGCTTAAGGA TTACGGGATCAGGAACAGAGATGAAGTGACGTTTATGAAGCAACTCAAGAAGAAGTGA
- the LOC124862204 gene encoding uncharacterized protein LOC124862204, whose translation MCVLPLKDRAQASKLAAMTSSHDEVEKIFADLKDISLKIQQLEDKKKILCVFQELRNRAEFGETEEAAATQQEINDIDNNLNKLMLKKAELQKKCDNILNVKDKKSKNDIKDSSNQDLYVHVSDDKIFFVEPPPAYPAPNVILDVENLPTCPTRTQCPECGQFVTTETFSSVSSVTWLVCFMTALIGCVAGCCLLPFCIDSCKSVTHQCPKCRTKITTIKKL comes from the exons ATGTGTGTTTTACCTTTGAAGGACAGAGCACAAGCATCTAAG CTTGCTGCCATGACTTCTTCGCATGATgaggtggaaaaaatatttgcagacCTGAAGGACATTTCACTGAAGATACAACAGCttgaagacaaaaagaaaatcttgtgTGTTTTCCAGGAGCTGAGGAATCGTGCTGAATTTGGAGAAACAG AGGAAGCAGCTGCTACCCAACAAGAGATAAATGACATTGACAACAACCTGAATAAACTCATGCTAAAGAAGGCTGAACTACAAAAGAAATGTGACAATATCTTAAATGTAAAAGACAAGAAAAGCAAGAACG atatTAAGGACAGCTCCAACCAGGATCTTTATGTTCATGTTTCTGACGATAAAATTTTCTTTGTTGAACCTCCTCCTGCTTACCCCG CCCCCAATGTGATTCTGGATGTTGAAAATCTTCCTACATGTCCAACCAGGACACAGTGCCCTGAGTGCGGTCAGTTTGTCACAACGGAGACTTTCTCTTCAGTTAGTAGTGTGACCTGGCTTGTTTGTTTCATGACAGCTTTGATAGG CTGTGTGGCCGGTTGCTGCCTCCTTCCTTTCTGCATAGATAGCTGCAAGTCCGTCACACACCAATGTCCAAAGTGTCGGACAAAAATCACAACCATCAAAAAGCTCTGA